In Coturnix japonica isolate 7356 chromosome 9, Coturnix japonica 2.1, whole genome shotgun sequence, a single window of DNA contains:
- the LRRC31 gene encoding leucine-rich repeat-containing protein 31 isoform X2 has product MQKLGKEPNSKNLDLNNCALSAADVAELASLLPFLPELEEISLSWNGCVGGTLRTLTTQLHHVNLLKVLRLNNCRLSAEDVTSLGEAFEIVPQLEELDLSWNSNIGGKLSLLTKKLRKGCKIKLLKMTDCNLTAKDGESLAETLTVLPNLEVLDLSINKHIGCSMKVIAQDLKNVPGLKELNLHMCGLKQDGLQSLDTALQHLTALRKLDISCNKEIGGGFKDATAHLASLKNLQVLDLHQCCVTEEDMAALSQVIPLLSSLQELNLSWNKNIGVSSDPLLGRLRFLPKLKSVAISNCGLGEDSFSSLAEAALHLPELEILDLSWNKCVGGNLKLLLGALKLATEIRVLRLSSCNLVAEDLALLTLLSRDSHLTRLRKLDLSYNNNVSDEGWMFFCQGLALFKELSELDVSLRPSSCRACGTWFSELLAALTKLPALAEVGMQRWVLSESQHKQLEGFNQDNKRNVRFDC; this is encoded by the exons ATGCAGAAACTGGGAAAGGAACCCAACAGCAAGAACCTGGATCTCAATAATTGTGCGTTAAGTGCAGCAGATGTAGCAGAGCTGg cttctttactGCCATTTCTCCCAGAGCTGGAAGAGATCAGCCTGTCCTGGAATGGTTGTGTTGGAGGGACTTTGAGAACTCTCACCACTCAGCTCCATCATGTGAACCTGCTAAAAGTCCTTCGACTTAACAACTGCAGGCTGTCAGCTGAGGATGTCACCTCCTTGG GAGAGGCATTTGAAATTGTTCCTCAACTTGAAGAACTGGATTTATCATGGAACAGTAATATAGGTGGAAAACTATCACTTCTGACAAAAAAACTTCGGAAAGGATGCAAGAttaaacttctgaaaatgacGGATTGTAACCTGACAGCCAAAGATGGAGAATCCCTTG ctgaaaCTCTAACTGTGCTCCCAAACCTTGAAGTATTGGATCTCTCCATCAACAAGCACATTGGCTGCAGCATGAAGGTCATTGCTCAGGACCTGAAAAATGTACCAGGCCTCAAGGAGTTGAACTTACACATGTGTGGATTAAAGCAGGACGGCCTCCAGAGCTTAG acaCCGCTTTACAGCACCTTACAGCACTAAGAAAATTAGACATATCGTGCAACAAAGAGATTGGTGGTGGCTTTAAGGATGCAACAGCTCATTTGGCCAGCCTGAAAAATCTCCAAGTCCTTGACCTCCACCAGTGCTGTGTAACAGAAGAAGACATGGCCGCTTTGT CCCAGGTGATACCTTTACTCTCCAGTCTTCAAGAGCTGAATTTATCCTGGAATAAAAACATAGGAGTCTCATCTGATCCTCTTCTCGGCAGACTCAGATTTTTACCAAAGCTGAAATCTGTGGCCATCAGCAATTGTGGTTTAGGCGAGGATTCCTTTTCATCTCTAG CTGAGGCTGCCCTTCACCTTCCTGAACTGGAGATATTAGACCTTTCTTGGAATAAGTGCGTTGGTGGAAACCTAAAGCTGCTTTTGGGAGCACTAAAGCTTGCAACGGAGATTCGAGTGTTAAGACTGAGCAGCTGTAACTTGGTGGCTGAAGATTTGGCGCTTCTAA CGCTACTTTCACGTGATAGCCACCTAACCAGGTTACGGAAGCTGGATTTGAGTTATAATAACAACGTCTCAGATGAAGGGTGGATGTTTTTCTGTCAAGGCTTAGCACTGTTCAAAGAACTCTCAGAGCTGGATGTCAGCCTTCGCCCTTCATCCTGCCGTGCCTGTGGGACGTGGTTCAGTGAGTTGTTAGCAGCACTGACAAAGCTGCCTGCGTTGGCAGAGGTGGGGATGCAAAGATGGGTCCTTTCAGAATCTCAGCATAAACAGCTGGAAGGCTTTAATcaagacaacaaaagaaacgTTCGTTTTGACTGTTGA